In Amblyomma americanum isolate KBUSLIRL-KWMA chromosome 8, ASM5285725v1, whole genome shotgun sequence, the DNA window GCAGCATGTCAGTGGGGTGGTGCAGtttattcataaaaaaaaaatggattgtgTCATACCAAGTATGCATGAGTAGAAAATGTGCGTATCAAAGCTGCAGTGAGCAGCTGGTCGCCAAATACAGATGCCCAGAAAAAGAGTAGCCAGATTGTAACTGGTAGTATTATCAATAAGGTCCATCTGGAGCACTACCATCATTTTCCGTAACCTGGCTGTTGCTCACATTCCTGATCCACACAGCTGCTGCACTGTGGACCATTGTTTCTCCACTGATTGTCCCTAGACCCCTCGTGGCAGTGTGCCGACAACTGTGTACATAGCAACATACATACTTTTTACATAGGTGTATACTGTAGCAACGTTGCACATAGTGGTGTACATAGGTCAAATTTCAGTGCTGGCCCTGGACAAATTTTGGGAATGACCGAGGCCAAGGTCATGCCACCAGGGTCACCATGGTGAATTGTGGTGGCCATGGTATATCCCCCAGTTATGTGTAGTTTGACATGAAGTGATGCTGTTGCGATGCTGGCTTATCAAGGTCAGTCAAGGACAAGGATCGCACCGACACAGAGTTTTGCACGTAGCAGAGGTGTCACTCTAAAAGGCACATAGAAAATATCTTTCAGCACTCCTCATACCTTATGTGGATTGTGAGCAAATCGGATGCTGGCCTTGCATGTCACCAAAACAGGCCCTTTGAGAATACGACAACTGGTGCACTTAGGAAAGCCTAGCTCCTGACTGAAGACGGCCAACACTGCAAAACACACTCAGCGGGAAGAAAGCTACCCACCGATAGATGCCCACAGCATCAAGGCCCCTGCGCTCGACCTCTTGGATGCAGTGGACCACCAGTGCAGGCACCATGGGGGGAGTGGGTGGCGCATAGTCCGAGATGAGGGGACGGCGGTTGCGCTTGAGCGTCTTGCATGGTGCAACGCAAGGCAGTGGCACCTGGTCCAAAACGGATCGTACAACATGCACCAATGCACACAGATGCAAAAGTTCACTATCTCAAAAGTCACATAGGCAAGGTGGACAAAGAGGAGTAAGGAATGTCAGCTTAATAAGTAGTGGGTTAGGGCTCGTTGGTAATCCATTCTAGACAACaaagcgcgcagaaaaaaaaaaacgccaagttTCATCGTTTTCTGCACACTTTGATGTCAAGGATGTCACTTGTCATTATTATTGGCCATGTCTAACTGTTGCTAAATATTTTTAATGCATAATATTCTTACATTATATTGAATGTGGTTTTCCATCAAATGGATACACCGAACTGCTGAGCGCCAAGCTGTGTCCGCTCAAATGACGTGTAGCGTGGCAAAGCCTGCCGCCTAATTAGGTGACCAATGGTGGTGGTGCGGCAGTCATTTCCGCCAAGGATTGAGATTTATCTCGCATTACAGAAGATATACCAGAGAATAGTTGGGAGGCAGACGGAGAGCACCCGTCGATACGGTTGGTTGAGCACAGGGTGGTTACTGGAAGGCTACAAGTCTGCTGTCATGAAGGTGGTAGAAACAGTGATAGCTTCTGCTCTGCTTTCCTATCTTTTCACAACACAGCTGTTAAGAAAGAAAACAGCCCTAATTGGACTCCTTGTAGCCATGCATGCACCTTACAGgcgttttcatattttttatttgtaaatagtgtatattgCCGCCTTGCTCCTATCCTTTCTCCCTATTCCTTCCCTCTTTCTCCCTGTACTTTCACTCAcactagccgcagctcaggtgcttcaggttttgaTGGCAGGTGCCACAACTAGGTTCCTTTTAattcagtttttattttattaaacAAACCACCAATAGCatcgataataataattggtgtctGGCACTTTGCTTTTCGTGGCCTATGGAATCACCGAAAGCGGCTTCGAAACAGCACCAAAACTTCAGAGAAGGTCTCTCCCAGTTGCATGTCCTTGCACTGAATAAACTGCACTTTTCTGCTAAAGTTTTGCCAAATTTGATATTAGGAAATCCAGCTATATCAAACTGTTTTACGATTTTATACCAATTCGCTGTAACGAGGCTTGGCTGTACAGAACACTGATGCATTGAGTTTAGTATCTGCTTTTTCAGCTTACAAAAGATTGAGTGTAGAAAAGCAAGGAATGGTATGACAAAACTGcagaagaaggaggagggaaaTGAATACACTCCAAGTAGAAGACTTTCAAGTCAACCCCCGAGATGGATTTGCAGAATCTGATGACATATGAGTAGGCAAATCATTACACAGCAGCACAATGGAATCGGCAGTTGTGTGGAAATACAGCTGCTACATTGGCCAGACATGCAAAATGCCTATAATTTTGTCCGTATATAGCCATACTTGGCAACGCAGTATTGTTGTGCAATTCGCAAACCTGATAGACCAATAAGCAAATAGGCTAATAGATGTAGGCAGATGCACAAATTGACAAACATACCATTAGGGCTATAAGATCAATGCACTATTAGGCCACCAAACCTACAAGACGAATGTGCCAATAGACCAATAGCTATCAATAACCTGATAGGCTACTGGTTTTCAGTTTTTTGCTACGGCGTAAATCAATGCAAGTGATTAAACATTACTGGTGGCAGAAACCTCGGACAATCCTTAAACCTAGTTGGTGCATGCTTGTAAAGAAGAGCTAGGTCCTCAGTGTGCCCCAACCACATGGTCCCAACCCACCCACATCCACCCACCTGGTATTTGCACTGTGGATGGCAGATGGACTGGCAGCGACTGCATTTGAAGATTGTCTTGTAGAACCAGATGCGCTTGCCACAGGGGCCGCAGGTGGCATCAGTCTTGAGAGCCGTCTTTGTGATGAAGCTGTGCTGACGAGTCAGCAGCTTCTCGGCCGAGCTGCTCCTTCTGGGCATGGAGGCACCCAGGGCTGCATGTGCCCGTCGCTGGGCCACCGGAGTACTTGGTGCGGATCCTGGTTTTATTTCAAAGCACCGGCCATAAGAAAGAAAGCAGTTTTATTGATAAAGAAGACGTTCCACCCAATTGTGTCTGCTGCAAGGTAAGTCCATAAGCGTGCATacttgtctagagcactcgaACGGTGCACTTGAGAGTGCAATGACATGATTTACGAGTGGCGTGGGGATCTAAATGACCTTGCAATGCCAGTAACAACGAAAAAAAAGCCACAGGTGGTCGCGATTAATCTGGAGTCTTAAACTACCGCATACACACAATTGCAAGTTGACTCAAATGTAGGTAGACCTCCCATATTgcatgtcaaaaaaaaaaaaaaggcgggccCGTGGgaacattccaaaatgaaaatgcattagtcactggactactcgtcctcATTAGTGCTGCCATCGTCATCGCTGTTGCCGTCCCATCACgttgttctaacatcgtcgtgcagagAAATCCCCCACTTTGCAAGCAAGCACAGCACGTGGTCGTCCCGCGAAATAGCACACTTCTCTTGACCTCACCCCCTTAACCTGCTTCAGTCATAAATCGTTATGTAAACGAATCAGCACAGGCAAAACAAGGAAAGGAAAACTTATTAGAGCTACAAAGAAATGCCGTAGTTTACCTCAACGACTTCATGGTTGTCTTGCATGCCTGGTATGTAATGATGCTACACACTTTACATATTTCAGCACATTTTTAGTGTGTCCCCTTTTGTGGAGACTGCATCTTCTATGCGAGAATTGGACAGTGTTCAGGTCACATCTACTGTGAAGTTCATGTGGGAAGGAACGGTCCTTAATAAAGGAGCTTGAAATTTTGTCTTCTAGCTCCCTAGTCACTCTAAAACAAGGACATTGTTTAATCTCTGCTAGCACAGCATCCGTGGCTACGGAACATGCAAAAAATTTAGATGGCAAAAGTTAGCTGCTTCGAGAAAACCTGGTTACTGCACCAGCGGCAAGCTCAGGTGCCATCTACAGGGCTATTTGGTACTACACTTGCCATTGACACCGAAACCCAAACGTGACTGACCGCTGGTCAACTTTGGTGTCGCGGGTGCACTTGGCTGGTGAGCTTCCACAGTGGGAGCAGGAGGAGGTGGAGAAGGAGGGCACAGTGGTGCTGAATCTGCCAGCAGTGGTGCAGGTGGCAGCGAGGGCCGACCGACCATCTTGGAACTCTGCGCAGGTTCCTTGCCGTTTGCAGTAATGATGGTCCTGTGAACTGCGCTCTCACCACTTCCCTCCATTTCATCTTCAGCCTGTGTACAGCAGATGTACAATGTTCCATTCAGTTAAGACGTAATCAGTGAACGACTCCtcaaacacatgcacacacaactGCATGGTGACATCTGCTCTCatcctttaaaggggctctaaaagGAGCTCCAATGAATTTGCGGTATGGTTGGGATGTCAAAGCACGCCGGTTCACaaatactgtccagcaagaatttttttaatgcattttggaGAAGATGCGAtacctgtagtcaaaatttgaatttcagcgtctgcgTGCCTTTCTCTCagctcgtcactttttgcacgctggaaggtcggtgctgctccgccggccccacctccaggGGCGGAGATTCCCGACCCGCCGGACTACACTGCTTATTGGCCGTAGCCatggtagctgcccgacgtctaaagaatctaaccaatagccatctttTTTCAACTTGTATATGCAGTGCAAGCGACGGAGTGCGAGAGCATGAAAAGGTCGCCAGGAAGGCGCTTGCCAACTTTCGCACGCGATAGTAGGTTCTCTGCGGCGTGTAGAAGGGTATTATTTGGCTCAAGTTTTATTGGCaatacaatgcagtgattgagcaagttgatgtgctcTTTTCAGaaagtgtttcagagcccctataagaacagcaaaaaaaaaaaacgattaggAGAGCAGCTGTTACACAGACGTCCCCACATAGCAACAAGGATGCCCAAAGTTTAATCAAGGACAAAAATCAGAGTGAACAACCCTCATAGATGATTACACCGTAATTTATGGGCTGTCCCGGCATGAAAACCTTCCACTGCATTTTCTTTTTGAGGGCATGACACCCGAATTTGCTCGCTATGGACTGCACAGTACTAAAGGTTCAGCAGACAGGCAGGGGGTCAGTTGCTAGCACAAGGTCTTTAGAAGACTGCGTTGGTTCCACGAACTGCCAGGGTTACGGCAACCTACAACAGTGTTGCATCATAAGAAAGTATTAGGACAAATGGTGCAAGGTACAAGAAGAGATTACTGTAACAGTAGAAAACTATTGCTATGTAACAGTTATGCCCATGTTAGTTTATTGCTGCTTACTGCCACTGTATGACCTGGTAGTACTGCATGTGGCCACTTTATGCAACGAATGCAACCACTCCTCCAAAATGCCTAGCTAAATAAATGACTGCTGTAGCAAGTGCACTACAGCTGTGTTGTGGATGTCTGAGATAGGAGTTTCAATCCCACATCAGACTCTAGACCTTttcttcacgaaaaaaaaattcctacaaCAGGAAAGACAAAACAACAAAGAAATACATGAGAAGTGCCAAACATGTGCTTTGGCCattttgttttgaagcgaaacgcttcactaggctcgtcaacaccgggcttcgcgtgagccacactacagatttgccacagctgcgcatgcgcgaaaccgagtgacgtcacgcacagcCGTCGtagccgccgcgcgctgcctccttCGTCTCACCTTTCACCATGGAAGGAGAAGACGACCCCAGAAGTGGTAGCAtgggagttggagattttaatagccttgtataacgaatgtacaagctttgtatacctaagacagcacgttttggaaaagctataaaggtatacccaaattgtaaccctatgtatgaaaccttaagctaaaccacgagcatcatcacgaagcttttcgcttcgagatatccaggcttaacactttagctaagcctcagcccaacttttttttatACTGTACATTGTTCTCCGTAATGGACAGACTTGAACTAGCCAAACTTGCAGCATGTTTTCTTTCcaagagtgttagctcttactcatcacgtttcttgatttcttggggtctgctaccacctcccttcggctcGAAATTTTCTAAGTGccaggaattcaagatggcggcccccatagtaaatcgatgtACCAACCAAAGTGGGAATtgactgatgacgtcattagtatatcgaattggtgacatccctgatatatccaattggcgatttattggtgacgtcacttataaaccCAAGATGTCAActttgtatttccattggtgcACCTCACttcaatctcattcatatcaattctagtacacaaaacagctaacgctcattacttcaGCGTCATTTCGTTTCCGAACTGATCACAAAGTTTCTCGTATAGTTTTTACCTTTTGGCTAAAAATAAGCAACGTCACATTAACTTACGCTCTCTCCCAGGGGTGTGGTACCAGTTAGGTCAGCTCCACAGGTGGTCATGAGGACAGATGATTCTGCTGGCTGCAGTTGGCAAGTACACCACATGTAAAGAGAAGGAATTGACTAGTTAGCGAGAAAGTGAACATAACAGCGCTCATTTTTAGTGACCAGAAGGTGGTCATGCATTCTAGGAGTGCTTACACCGAGTTTCCCAAAGCCTTCCCCAATGTTGCTGTTCCAGCAAGAAGACTGGACTGTGACTGCAGACAGCCCCGAGAACCATGCATGCAAGTATACAACCTCTGGCCTTGCAAAGCGGAGTCCCAGTCTACTGTTGAACCAGGGAACTAGTCATGTGCAAATAAGAATCTGTTTAAGAGCCAGCATTTTggacacttaaaaaaaaagaaagaaaatggtagGAAAAATAGCTAGGGTGATAACTTTGTTAAACCTGTTGGAGCGCGAAAGCATTCCCATATCgtcaaggtcaaattttggcaatggcccaggccaaatttggaggttgccatTATCTCGGGCACGCTCAGTTATGGCTGGACATTTGGtcaaaatcggccaaggtcaaatttgggGGGTACCGGTGTTGGTCTAAATTTTGGAAATGAcaagggccaaatttggaggttgccattgtgtcgggcacgctcaattatggttggacatcaatTTTGTCCAAATCaggcaaggtcaaattttggtGGTGGCCCAAAATTTGAGggtggcccaggccaaatttggaggtaacTGTGTTatgctttctttttaactttTAACTTAACATGGCATTGCTGTTGCCAGGCAACGGCACTATATTGTTCAGGTGACAAGATTCCTAGTTGGGGCTGGCGAGCATAAAAGTGCTTTCATACTAAAAACCATTGCAACTCGCCTTGTGCTTTTTGGCGACCGGCGACGTGCTTCCAAAGAAAGTGCTGTGGCGACGCTTCGCCTGCACGGGGAGAGGAGTGCTGGCACCACAGCTACCATCACCGGTGACGTCCAAACTGTCTCCGGAGGGTGATAGCACCGAGCCCACAGACACGTCAATCGCAGCCTGCCTGAAATGTGCGATGATTATAACCACACGTAACCAAGGAGCCTGGTGTGCACACTGACCAGTTTTACAAGCCAATCAGTGCAGGCATTGTGGATCATTTGCAACATTCACAAGAGGTTGGAAACACTACATTTTCTGCGTGACAGttgtaagcagcagcagcacaacaatgTGCACAGTAGGCTGTCTGCAGCCCCTGCTTAGTTTCCACTTTCTCTTAACCCACTCAGTTCCCCCCAGGGAccattctctcccccccccccttctcctttTACAGTACAGAGTCGCTCAGGACAAACCCTGCATGCTGGACTACAGCTAGCCACATTAGCGGTGAAAAATTATGAAACAGGTCATTTCACAAGGCCAGCCAGGCATACCAGCCAAATTAGAACTACAATGCAGACTTTTTTCACTTGTGTGAACGTGTACAGATGCATTTGGTTCTAAGAAAGGGCATACATTTCTATGCCTGCTTGATATTTGCTCAAGGATATGCTCGCATCCCTGTTCCATCAAGGCTATGTAACTAGCTACAGGACAACTATTGCATGTGCAAGAACAGAAAGAATTTAACTGTGCTTTTGATAAGCTGCATAACTTTAGAAACTGACTGAGCAGAGTAGTTAACAAACAAGTTTGCAGTTAGTAGCTAAGCACCAGCAAGCACTGTACAGAAACTCAGCATTCATCTCAACAGTATCGTCTAGTTAGATTTCCCCAGATATTTTGCACCTACTTTTTGCACCTCCGTGGCAATTATGAAAAAGCTGCCGGCCTTTTAAAAACAGTACACACAACCAAACCATGCCTAAAGGCACGGGCAAGCAAATAACTTCAAGCCCTGCCCCACTTaaactgagaagaaaaaaaatcattaaagACCCTTAAGATTGCATGTCTGAATATCTTTGCAGCAAACCTGTTGCCTTGGTCGTGCAGTTCTGCGTCAGGAGGCACAAGAATGGAAAGCTTCTCTGCTGTCTCATCAGGAAGTTCGGTTGTGTTTGCAAGGAATGCTCGGAAGAGATCTAGCTGCAGTTGCTGAAAGGACAGTAGAGAGGAATTAGAAGGGACACTGACTGACTCAACCGCATTAGCCATTTTCTACTTTCTCAAGTAGCATCTCTTTCTAATTACACGCATTAGCATACATCAGTAGGCATACtggaccacgtgatacaccaCAAGGTGCATGCAGGgtctccctttaaccaagtcgaacgaacgttcTGCCTAAATGGCCCAGGGGTAGTGTGTGACTTGCGACCCAAGGTGTATGGGTTAGATTAACTAATTACCCCGATTTTATTTTCAGTGTAATTCACTGTACACACCTCAACGTGTGAGGTCACAGCACTCTCGACTATAATCCTGATTAAGTGTAAGAACCCTCGCGCCTTTTCCTCTGAATGTCCACTCTGACACTGTCAGGCTAAAATGTCAGTGTGCATGCACGCACAGACAGACACAAACAAGCATACTAAAAGAGTCAAGATGTATTACCTGTATTTGCACCTCATCTTCGCATTTTTCTCTGCGGAGTAGCTCTTTCTTCAAAACCTCCCTGAAGCAAGAGAAGTCACGACTAGAAGGTTTGGCACATAAATGAAGCCCTAGGAAATACAAGCAGTTTGATATTCCAAGGGGCAGGTCATGATGCTAGAGCACGGCACATGGTTAGCTTTGACACACTGAGCACAAAAGTCGTGTACACCATGTGCGAACAATGTATACTCTGGAATTGTCTAGCACCACGTGACAGTGACTCATGGGTTTGAAGCACAATGTACCGTAGTACAATGTACAATGTAATGAAGCACAATGTACCGTAGTAGTCTGCGAGACTTGAAAAAAAATACGGACTAGTGGCAATAATGTTCCGTCTCCCATTTACCATAACTATGCTGCCAGCTTACCACAAAAACTGAGAAAGAGGGCTATTAACAAAGTATTTGTGTGCTTTTATACTTAAGACAGAACCATGAATGAAGCTGACCTTCAAGCTTTACCACAATACATGAAGGCCCCTGCAGCACATTTGTTTCATGAGCACTGCTTCCAACCATGGAAGTTTGGGAGCATTTCTAGAAAGCACTCTCAACTGCAGGCATTTAAACACGATGTAATGTTTTGCTTGCATAATCGGGTAAGAACAGCAATAGGGTGTGCTTTTGTCTGCCTAACTGCTTGGAACTGCCCTGCGAGCCCTGATCTGGTTATCCAAGTAATAGCATTCAAATAACAGCCCCTGAGCGAGTTACTTTAATGCTCTTAAAGAGTATGTGCATTCCGTACATGATATCTATGCATTGCAGTCATATGGAATATGGAGTTCTTGTGAGTGAAATCGAGACTGGCTTTTAAAAGTAGGTGCAAGATATTGGTTACTAAATCACAGCGAGCACCGTTCCTCACTTCCTGCAAGAGCTAACTTTTTGTTGTAATTGAAATAATTTGGCTTGTAGGCCTTAAACACAGCCCCACTGAGTGCAGAACACGAGTGAACCTACCTGGCATTTGCCAGCTTCCGCTCCAGTTCCTTGTTGGTTGCAGTGAGCGAGGCTACCAGCTTCATCAACTCTGCATTCTCGGCAACGGAAGAATGCCATCGTTTGCGGCACTCTTCCTGACTGCGCACGAACTCCAGAAGCAGCTCTGTAAAATGTACACAGGATGTTTATAGGGCACAGCACTCGGCAGCTGCAGCTTAATGATGGAGTCACCCGAATCATATGGCAAAGCTATAGCAAGTATACTCCTACCAGAAATAAACTGCTCACTGATATTCATCACGACCCAATACAAGCCCGCACGGTGCTGGCGCATCCGtttgctgccaaaaaaaaaaaaaaaacaagtgacgGGCGTCATTTCACGCAGCAAGCTGAACGACACAACGGTCCTTTTCAAGATTAAAGCACGTGCCCACCTTATTACGACACCACCAATTATTAAACTTGTACCCGCTAGCAGTTTCGAAGAGACACCGTCGTGTGTGCGCACTTTACAGAAACAAAGTAGAAAACTGGCTCCCATACCTTCGTCCGTCGTGTCTGTGTTCATTGAACAGCGCCGGCAGGTATCGTCAAACTGGCAGACCAAAGAAAGCTTCCTGTCACTTCGCGTCATGACAACCCTGTGAAGTAGGAAGGGGTTAAGAATTTCGACACCTACGAAGGCGATGGAGCTGCGCGTACGTTCCAGTGACGAGTTCGTAATTAATAGACTGTGTGGCGGCGCACCGTATCTGCGCGGTGGCACTTTACACTGTTCACATGCGCCGACATACACGCAAACGATCAATTCAGCGTCGATTTCCTATCGAAAAGTAATACATATACAAGCCATTCACGACGCGCCGTACCATAAGGCGACCAAGGTAACGTTGAAGCAGTTGGCACTCACCGCGAGCGCACTCGTTCTCGTGGAGTAAACACGTGTAGTAATGTCCGGTGAGCGGGGCCGAACAATATTAAGCAATGCCAAGCACACCCGGCACGATTTCAAGTGCGGAGCAGAGCCCATTACGGGAACTCGATGTGTACACAGCTTTATATGAACCGCCACCACGACACCGCCCCCCGTGGGCCGTTGTTTTGCGTTCCCACCGCCACGCGGCAGGCCTAGGTTCGGTATTTGAGTCACTTGAAAAAATTTCCAGCCCAGCGAGTTTACGGGCTATGtttgaataataataaataataattggttttgggggaaaggaaatgacgcagtatctgtctcatatatcgttggacacctgaaccgcgtcgtaagggaacggatagaggagggagtgaaagaagaaaggaagaatgaggtgccgtagtggagggctccggaataatttcgaccacctggggatctttaacgtgcactgacatcgcacaacacacgggcgccttagcgtttttcttccataaaaacgcagccgccgcggtctggttcgaacccgggatctccggatcagtatccgagcgctctaaccactgagccaccgcggcgggtcgctatGTTTGGGCCAGTGCGGTCATTCAGGGGAACTACGAGTTGTAATAACGAGTGACGTAATTTGCATATGCTGCACTGAGTTACAGAAAAGATAGAACAAAGAATTAAGAGAAACCGCGGACATACGCCGACTGAGCGCATGTCCGCGTGTTTCTCATGTCCACGTGTGCGTATTCTTTAATTAGTTCATGTTTTTTAACGCTGTGGTTTCCGCATTGTAAGTGTAAGAACTATGGCACTATGTATTTATAGTTATCGGTGTTTTCGAACGTCTCTTGCATGAAGCGATTTAAGCCTTTTTCTGTGGCGCACCCGCAGCACGCCAACGAACGGTTGAACTCAATTTTAAGAGGCACAGCAAGCACTATATATTCTTGGCATAATTGGTCATTTCTAGGAGTCCCATTTCTAGTGCCATGCTAACCACTTGTGCAGTCTTCCGAAACCAAAACACAGAGAGCCGCCTTTAAGGCTCTCGAGCCTGCGTGCAATTGCGCTTCACGTACAGCTGTCATTGGTGTAAAATCAAATGAGGTGAGATTAAATCAAATGAAACGGCACACAGCTTGAATTCTGCATTGTAGCTCGTTCCTTCGCTTCGTAAGGGAGCGTACGTCATGTTGAACAACATGCACAGTGCACGCGAATGGCGAGTGACATATTGAAATCGAAACTTTGAAAAATTAGAAAATATGCAATTTTTTCAGTGAAAGAACATTTAAAAAtaaatcaatttttttctctattttacgcagggattttttttttcaaagtgacTGGGTACGGCTAAAGGTTACGCGTGTTGGCACGTCATTTTTTGCCGTATATATAAGTCGCACGTTGTACCGTTGTAAACGAGGCATCAACGAAGATTCAGAACGAAACAGTGACTAATACACCGCAATATACATATCCCGAGACTCTTTAAAAGTGTGGATAGCTGAACCAgttacagcatttttttttataaacttcACACTACCAGCAGACAGACCAGAGAATATTGAAAAATTCCTAAAGCACAGAGTTGAGAAATTCGCTGAGCACCGACCTATGAGTAGTGAGAAGCTTCTTGAGCGCTGACCTAGAGTGCTGTGAAATTCCTTAAACACAGATCTAAGAGTATACATACTGATCGCTCCTTGAATGCAGACCTAAGAACACTTGAAATTATGCCAGAAATGCATGCTCGTAAAGTTAATTTCACAAAGCAAAAATTAAACGCTGCAACTCTGCCTACAATGAAAGCTGGATGTCGCTTGTGTTCATTTTGCACTCTCAACGACATATATGATGGGAAGTGTAGACTTTGAAATGCCGACAGTAGGGGTATGTATGTGCAACCATATATATGATGCAACCGTTGTAACTTAACTAGCATTGCTGCTCTGCCAGCCCCACAATGAGCCTATAAATGTTATTTCTGACAAGAATCAGTGCAGTGATCAAGAACTACGATTTGGAGATGAGATAAGACCAGAATATGAAACTGATCAAGGCATATATATAACATTTGGTGGTGCGATAGGAACAGAATAAGAAGTGCATTCACAAGCCTTCATTAGACTATGAATCTCCAATGACAACTTGTCAAGGCTAAAAACAAATAACAATATAAGCCAGCAAGCCTGTCAACACTGCTGTTATCCTG includes these proteins:
- the LOC144101741 gene encoding rac GTPase-activating protein 1-like, which codes for MTRSDRKLSLVCQFDDTCRRCSMNTDTTDEELLLEFVRSQEECRKRWHSSVAENAELMKLVASLTATNKELERKLANAREVLKKELLRREKCEDEVQIQQLQLDLFRAFLANTTELPDETAEKLSILVPPDAELHDQGNRQAAIDVSVGSVLSPSGDSLDVTGDGSCGASTPLPVQAKRRHSTFFGSTSPVAKKHKPAESSVLMTTCGADLTGTTPLGESAEDEMEGSGESAVHRTIITANGKEPAQSSKMVGRPSLPPAPLLADSAPLCPPSPPPPAPTVEAHQPSAPATPKLTSGSAPSTPVAQRRAHAALGASMPRRSSSAEKLLTRQHSFITKTALKTDATCGPCGKRIWFYKTIFKCSRCQSICHPQCKYQVPLPCVAPCKTLKRNRRPLISDYAPPTPPMVPALVVHCIQEVERRGLDAVGIYRVPGAEREVRAIREQFQPGRGVPNLAKADVYAVCGALKDFLRSLSETLITKSLWQTFVEAAELEGEDQVWSTWQAVSQLPRANRDTLALLVLHLQTVAAHPEAKMPVPSLVRIFAPTVVGFSEDKATPAPSMLGEVDQQYQVMETLLSVPAEYWAQVLDS